The genomic segment ACTCCTCTTATTTCTCCACTATGTCTGGGAGCTTTTAATTTATATCCATTAGATCGATCAAAATAATAAAGAATCTGAAGATAATCATATTTTTCAATTTTATATAAACCATCCAAATATTTATCTTTTAATATGATTTCACTAATATCTTTTCTAATTTCATCTAAAGGAGCAGGTTCTTTAAAAGAATTTTTAACTGTAGCTATTATATTAAATTTCATTTTATCATCCTTTCTCTAGAAAATAATCAAAAAAAGATCTGCCACAGTTATCTGCAGCAGACCTTTGTGGTCAAAATCATTTTATTTAATTATATTTTTATGAATTTACAATTTATTTAAATCATGCTGTATCATTAGCTTTCAAAACTCCTGATTGATGAACTCTTTCTACAATAATTTTCGCCAGAATTGCATAAAGTGGGATGTGTTGTAATTGTTTTACTATCCCTTCATAGAATTTTACTTTAAATGGTAGTCCAAATAAAATATTGAGAAAATATGGTACCATTAATACTGAAGTGATTGTCTGCCCAATACCTATGGCAAGTAAATAATGCCAGAAGGTAAGTTTTCTATTTTTGAAATAATAAATTACTAACCCAGGAATAGCTCCTGTTAAAGCAGCACTTAAAGTAAAATGAGGCATATAAGGACCGGTTGGTCTAAAAATAAAACCAAGCACATCCCCAAAAGCTCCTACGATAAATCCTGAAACCGGACCAAAAAGAACACCAGCAATAATGGGGGGGAAACCAGTAAAAGTAAGACCAATAAATGGCACCGGTATTTTAAAAATTTTCAATACCACTCCCATTGCAATCAAAAGACTCAAATAAACCATCTTCTTAACATTTAATTTCATTGTAAAAATCCTCCCTTTTCCTCATCATGGCAGCACCAACTACACACCAAAGAAAAGGGGTTTCTTTAGTGACCAGCGGACGCAGGAATAATACCGCAGATTAATCTTTCGTCTCCAGGCAACGTCCCA from the Halanaerobiales bacterium genome contains:
- a CDS encoding folate family ECF transporter S component, which produces MKLNVKKMVYLSLLIAMGVVLKIFKIPVPFIGLTFTGFPPIIAGVLFGPVSGFIVGAFGDVLGFIFRPTGPYMPHFTLSAALTGAIPGLVIYYFKNRKLTFWHYLLAIGIGQTITSVLMVPYFLNILFGLPFKVKFYEGIVKQLQHIPLYAILAKIIVERVHQSGVLKANDTA
- the tsaA gene encoding tRNA (N6-threonylcarbamoyladenosine(37)-N6)-methyltransferase TrmO, encoding MKFNIIATVKNSFKEPAPLDEIRKDISEIILKDKYLDGLYKIEKYDYLQILYYFDRSNGYKLKAPRHSGEIRGVFASRSPNRPSGIGVTTVQFLERKDNILKVKGLDAINGTPVLDIKPYSADLVEASFFKENGGGNEDVKSK